In one window of Micromonospora cathayae DNA:
- a CDS encoding transporter substrate-binding domain-containing protein, producing MSQESGPGRADPAGPDPTPARTPRSRQVRLVALAVVLSVLAVALVPIVLGLGPPTREQLLERAGLKGKRELLIGVKDDQPGIAQSLQGGGWRGFDIDVAYLIAGYLGFARSQVVLLPIESEDRARRQAFHNNRFVAVDLVIASYSITEEREKEGAIFSAPYLHTEQSVITLATENGPVSSLEDLRDQRVCTLTTSTSQARLREAGARPIGRNRISECVQELYDGKVDAVTTDAAILAGFVTGGRGDNPFPATLRNAKPLRHWDIGSSPQEKWGVNAANRDLRDLVDLALHASATDPKDRSWETAYDANLRWQQEYNLPQPVAEEQQPEPRKVEVRQWPWERFALPPPGHPGSPPAPPRVSVRVGWWGRARRNSGC from the coding sequence GTGAGTCAGGAGAGTGGACCCGGCCGGGCGGATCCGGCCGGCCCGGATCCGACACCGGCGCGTACCCCACGCTCGCGTCAGGTCCGGTTGGTGGCGCTGGCGGTCGTGCTGAGCGTACTGGCGGTGGCCCTGGTGCCGATCGTGCTGGGCCTCGGCCCACCCACCCGGGAGCAGCTACTGGAACGGGCCGGCCTGAAGGGCAAACGTGAGCTGCTCATCGGGGTCAAGGACGACCAGCCCGGCATCGCCCAGTCCCTCCAGGGCGGCGGCTGGCGGGGCTTCGACATCGACGTCGCCTACCTGATCGCCGGCTACCTGGGATTCGCCCGCAGCCAGGTGGTGCTGCTGCCGATCGAGAGCGAGGACCGGGCCCGCCGGCAGGCCTTCCACAACAACCGGTTCGTCGCCGTCGACCTGGTGATCGCCTCCTACAGCATCACCGAGGAACGGGAGAAGGAGGGCGCGATCTTCTCCGCGCCGTACCTGCACACCGAGCAGTCGGTGATCACCCTGGCCACCGAGAACGGCCCGGTGAGCAGCCTGGAAGACCTGCGTGACCAGCGGGTGTGCACGCTGACCACGTCGACCTCGCAGGCCCGGCTGCGGGAGGCCGGCGCGCGGCCGATCGGTCGGAACCGGATCAGCGAGTGCGTCCAGGAGCTGTACGACGGCAAGGTGGACGCGGTCACCACCGACGCGGCGATCCTGGCCGGTTTCGTCACCGGCGGCCGGGGCGACAACCCGTTCCCGGCCACGTTGCGCAACGCCAAGCCGCTGCGGCACTGGGACATCGGCTCCTCCCCACAGGAGAAGTGGGGGGTCAACGCGGCCAACCGGGACCTGCGCGACCTGGTGGACCTGGCGCTGCACGCCTCGGCCACGGACCCCAAGGACCGGAGCTGGGAGACCGCGTACGACGCCAACCTCCGCTGGCAGCAGGAGTACAACCTCCCCCAGCCGGTGGCCGAGGAGCAGCAACCGGAGCCGAGGAAGGTGGAGGTACGGCAGTGGCCGTGGGAGAGGTTCGCGCTACCGCCACCGGGTCACCCCGGATCACCACCGGCCCCGCCACGGGTGTCCGTCCGCGTCGGATGGTGGGGGCGCGCCAGGCGCAACAGTGGCTGCTGA
- a CDS encoding cupin domain-containing protein produces the protein MEHYTIATVAEQSPDFRRVLWTGKQTQLVIMTIPAGGEIGEEVHEDIDQILTFVSGTGEARVAGEKKAVAQGDLVVVPAGTKHNFVNTGPNPLVLYTVYGPPEHADQAVHRTKEEADAMEAAGRDEPPAS, from the coding sequence ATGGAGCACTACACGATCGCCACCGTCGCCGAGCAGAGCCCCGACTTCCGGCGGGTGCTGTGGACCGGCAAGCAGACCCAGCTCGTGATCATGACCATCCCGGCGGGTGGGGAGATCGGCGAGGAGGTGCACGAGGACATCGACCAGATCCTGACCTTCGTCAGCGGCACCGGCGAGGCCCGGGTGGCCGGCGAGAAGAAGGCCGTCGCCCAGGGCGACCTGGTGGTCGTACCGGCCGGCACCAAGCACAACTTCGTCAACACCGGGCCGAACCCGCTGGTCCTGTACACCGTCTACGGCCCGCCGGAGCACGCCGACCAGGCCGTACACCGGACCAAGGAGGAGGCCGACGCGATGGAGGCGGCCGGCAGGGACGAGCCTCCCGCGTCCTGA
- a CDS encoding glycoside hydrolase family 15 protein has translation MDRPAISDYGFLSDCRSGALVGRDGSVDWWCPDRFDAPAVLGRLLDARAGHWRLGPTAPGRVEREYLPDTLVLRTVHHTAAGSVAVTDALAAEPGARAHELGLNSPAVLVRVVEGLTGRVPMCLDFAPRPEYGLLTPYLRELPDGGVRAEAGPVALVLRGGVPLRADGHRVSAGFAVTAGQRLGFDLAYAPAYGGVPARLDPVAALADTVAAWQAFRETHRYHGRYAGQVRHSATVLQGLTYARSGAVAAALTTSLPERLGGDRNYDYRYSWLRDFAMTLHALWVAACPDEASRLFAWAARSIGRLGDAPVPILFGLEGERDLAEHDCVQLRGYAGSRPVRIGNDAWRQRQLDVSGEVVSAVWRLRDYLGEPLDEELREMVVGLTEQVAATWRLPDRGMWEARDDERHYLTSKALCWVTMDLAVKLAPRLGGGVDLPRWTAVRDEIRATVLERGWNERVGAYTGAFGSDELDASVLFLPVVRFLPATDPRMRATIAAVERELGTPDGLVRRWATDPGGFLLCSFWLVECLVMAGEPARAEAIFERVLGYANDVGLLAEQVDPTTGAPLGNFPQALSHIGLINAAWRLTDPTGG, from the coding sequence GTGGACCGGCCGGCGATCTCCGACTACGGCTTTCTCTCCGACTGCCGCTCCGGCGCGCTGGTGGGCCGGGACGGCTCGGTCGACTGGTGGTGCCCGGACCGGTTCGACGCGCCGGCCGTCCTCGGTCGGCTCCTCGACGCACGTGCCGGGCACTGGCGACTCGGCCCGACGGCACCGGGGCGGGTGGAGCGGGAGTACCTGCCGGACACGCTGGTGCTGCGTACCGTGCACCACACGGCGGCCGGCAGCGTCGCGGTGACCGACGCGTTGGCCGCCGAACCGGGCGCGCGCGCCCACGAGCTGGGCCTGAACTCCCCGGCCGTGCTGGTGCGGGTGGTCGAGGGGCTGACCGGACGGGTCCCGATGTGCCTCGACTTCGCCCCCCGCCCCGAGTACGGGCTGCTCACGCCGTACCTGCGGGAGTTGCCCGACGGCGGGGTCCGGGCCGAGGCCGGGCCGGTCGCCCTGGTGCTGCGTGGCGGGGTGCCGCTGCGCGCCGACGGCCACCGGGTCAGCGCCGGGTTCGCGGTCACCGCCGGCCAGCGCCTCGGGTTCGACCTGGCGTACGCCCCGGCGTACGGCGGGGTGCCGGCCCGGTTGGACCCGGTCGCTGCGCTCGCCGACACCGTGGCGGCCTGGCAGGCGTTCCGGGAGACGCACCGCTACCACGGCCGGTACGCCGGCCAGGTCCGGCACAGCGCCACCGTGCTCCAGGGCCTGACGTACGCCCGCAGCGGTGCGGTGGCCGCCGCCCTCACCACCTCCCTGCCGGAGCGGCTCGGCGGGGACCGCAACTACGACTACCGCTACTCCTGGCTGCGCGACTTCGCGATGACCCTGCACGCGCTCTGGGTGGCGGCCTGCCCGGACGAGGCGTCCCGGCTGTTCGCCTGGGCGGCCCGGTCGATCGGCCGGCTCGGCGACGCGCCGGTGCCGATCCTCTTCGGCCTGGAGGGCGAGCGTGACCTGGCCGAACACGACTGTGTCCAGTTGCGCGGGTACGCCGGCAGCCGCCCGGTGCGGATCGGCAACGACGCCTGGCGGCAGCGCCAGTTGGACGTCTCCGGCGAGGTGGTGTCGGCGGTCTGGCGGCTGCGCGACTACCTCGGGGAGCCGCTCGACGAGGAGCTGCGGGAGATGGTGGTCGGGTTGACCGAGCAGGTGGCCGCGACCTGGCGGCTGCCCGACCGGGGCATGTGGGAGGCCCGCGACGACGAGCGGCACTACCTCACCTCCAAGGCCCTCTGCTGGGTGACCATGGACCTCGCGGTGAAGCTGGCTCCGCGCCTCGGCGGTGGGGTCGACCTGCCCAGGTGGACGGCGGTCCGGGACGAGATCCGGGCGACCGTGCTGGAGCGGGGCTGGAACGAGCGGGTCGGCGCGTACACCGGCGCGTTCGGCTCCGACGAGCTGGACGCCTCGGTGCTCTTCCTGCCGGTGGTGCGGTTCCTGCCGGCCACCGACCCCCGGATGCGGGCCACCATCGCGGCGGTGGAACGGGAACTCGGCACCCCGGACGGCCTGGTACGCCGTTGGGCCACCGACCCGGGTGGCTTCCTGCTCTGCTCGTTCTGGCTGGTGGAGTGCCTGGTGATGGCGGGCGAGCCGGCCCGCGCGGAGGCGATCTTCGAGCGGGTGCTCGGGTACGCCAACGATGTCGGGCTGCTCGCCGAGCAGGTCGATCCGACCACCGGTGCGCCGTTGGGCAACTTTCCGCAGGCGCTGTCCCACATCGGGCTGATCAACGCCGCCTGGCGGTTGACCGACCCGACCGGCGGCTGA
- a CDS encoding DNA polymerase ligase N-terminal domain-containing protein codes for MTDRLREYRRKRDAERTPEPVPERTPRRRNRPDGQARFVIQQHHARALHWDLRLERDGVLVSWAVPRGLPREPGRNHLAVHTEDHPIEYLDFSGDIPAGEYGGGRMTIHDRGTYRCEKWRDDEVIVVLDGERTTGRYALFATGKGDRDWMVRRTDPAPPGWTSMPDTLDPMRPTAAARLPADRAAWGYELRWDGVRAVAYVSGGRLRLVAADGARDVTGTYPWLRGMAEALAPTEAVLDGVLVDIDAAGRVRPPRPRSGGRADPTGQYLVFDLLWLDGVASLSVPYAGRRELLDGLALGGPHWQTTPWFPGAGDETLATARAQGLPGVVAKRLDAAYEPGRRSPHWRSVDAG; via the coding sequence ATGACGGATCGGCTGCGGGAGTACCGGCGCAAGCGGGACGCGGAGCGCACCCCCGAGCCGGTGCCGGAGCGGACGCCCCGACGGCGAAACCGCCCCGACGGGCAGGCCCGTTTCGTCATCCAGCAGCACCACGCCCGTGCGCTGCACTGGGACCTGCGGCTGGAGCGCGACGGGGTGCTGGTCTCCTGGGCGGTGCCGCGCGGGCTGCCCCGCGAGCCGGGGCGCAACCACCTGGCCGTACACACCGAGGACCACCCGATCGAGTACCTGGACTTCTCCGGCGACATCCCGGCCGGCGAGTACGGCGGCGGCCGGATGACCATCCACGACCGGGGCACCTACCGGTGCGAGAAGTGGCGCGACGACGAGGTCATCGTGGTGCTCGACGGAGAACGCACCACCGGCCGGTACGCGCTGTTCGCCACCGGGAAGGGTGACCGGGACTGGATGGTCCGGCGCACCGACCCGGCCCCGCCCGGCTGGACCAGCATGCCGGACACGCTCGACCCGATGCGGCCGACCGCCGCCGCCCGGTTGCCGGCCGACCGGGCCGCCTGGGGATACGAGCTGCGCTGGGACGGGGTCCGCGCGGTGGCGTACGTCTCCGGTGGGCGGCTGCGACTGGTCGCCGCCGACGGGGCGCGGGACGTCACCGGGACGTACCCGTGGCTGCGGGGCATGGCCGAGGCGCTGGCCCCGACCGAGGCGGTGCTGGACGGGGTACTGGTCGACATCGACGCCGCCGGGCGGGTCCGGCCGCCCCGGCCGCGTTCCGGTGGCCGGGCCGACCCGACCGGCCAGTACCTCGTCTTCGACCTGCTCTGGCTGGACGGCGTGGCCAGCCTGAGCGTGCCGTACGCGGGTCGCCGGGAGCTGCTGGACGGGCTGGCCCTGGGCGGCCCGCACTGGCAGACCACGCCCTGGTTCCCGGGCGCGGGCGACGAGACCCTGGCGACCGCCCGCGCCCAGGGCCTGCCCGGCGTGGTGGCGAAGCGGCTGGACGCGGCGTACGAGCCGGGCCGGCGCAGTCCACACTGGCGCAGCGTCGACGCCGGCTGA
- a CDS encoding aldo/keto reductase, translating into MDDTDQPDVVLSGEVRMPLLGFGTWQATGRAGYDAVLAALDAGYRHLDTATMYGNEQEVGRAVRDSGLRREDVFVTTKIPAREAGRERQVLEASLAALDTDHVDLWLIHSPPRSPAESTAMWRELLAVRDEGLARAVGVSNYSTPQLDELIQATAEAPVVNQIRWGPALYDAGRLAEHRERGIVLEGYSPFKSTDLGDPVLARIAAAHGVTPAQVVLRWHVEHGIPVIPKSVTPDRIRANADIFTFSLTPDEVSDVQGGGPS; encoded by the coding sequence ATGGACGACACCGACCAGCCCGACGTGGTGCTCTCCGGGGAGGTCCGGATGCCGCTGCTCGGCTTCGGCACCTGGCAGGCGACCGGCCGGGCCGGGTACGACGCCGTGCTGGCCGCCCTGGACGCCGGCTACCGGCACCTGGACACCGCCACCATGTACGGCAACGAGCAGGAGGTCGGGCGGGCGGTCCGGGACAGCGGGCTGCGGCGGGAGGACGTCTTCGTCACCACCAAGATCCCGGCCCGTGAGGCGGGCCGGGAACGGCAGGTGCTGGAGGCGAGCCTGGCCGCGCTCGACACCGACCACGTGGACCTGTGGCTGATCCACTCGCCGCCCCGCTCTCCGGCCGAGAGCACCGCGATGTGGCGGGAACTGCTGGCGGTACGGGACGAGGGCCTGGCCCGCGCGGTGGGGGTGAGCAACTACTCGACGCCGCAGCTCGACGAGTTGATCCAGGCCACCGCCGAGGCGCCGGTGGTCAACCAGATCCGGTGGGGGCCGGCACTGTACGACGCCGGGCGGCTGGCCGAGCACCGGGAACGCGGCATCGTGCTGGAGGGCTACAGCCCGTTCAAGTCCACCGACCTGGGTGATCCGGTGCTGGCCCGGATCGCCGCCGCGCACGGCGTCACGCCCGCCCAGGTGGTGCTCCGCTGGCACGTCGAGCACGGCATCCCGGTGATCCCCAAGTCGGTGACCCCCGACCGGATCCGCGCCAACGCCGACATCTTCACCTTCTCCCTCACCCCGGACGAGGTCTCGGACGTGCAGGGCGGGGGCCCTTCCTGA
- a CDS encoding GH12 family glycosyl hydrolase domain-containing protein — MKRTLRAIAAAGLLAAGSIVAVALGGTASADTQICEQYGSTVIQNRYVVQNNRWGTSAQQCINVTSTGFQLTRQDGNNPTNGAPTAYPSVFFGCHYTNCSPGTNLPIQVSQISSATSSINYTYASGTYNASYDIWLDPSPKRDGVNQMEIMIWLNRQGSIQPIGSRVGSTNLVGRTWEVWQGSNGSNNVISYVAPSPINSLNFSVLDFINDVRNRGAITNSWYLTSIQAGFEPWSGGVGLAVNSFSASVNGGGNPNPNPTTPPPGSGSCAVKYTPTSTWNNGYTAEVTVTNTGSGTVNGWTLTYDLPSGHQVTGAWNATVTQSGSTVTARPVSYNSTISPGASVNFGHQVSTNGSYSAPSSFSLNGTACARS, encoded by the coding sequence ATGAAACGTACCCTCCGCGCCATCGCGGCGGCCGGCCTCCTCGCGGCCGGCTCGATCGTCGCCGTCGCCCTCGGCGGCACCGCCTCCGCCGACACCCAGATCTGCGAGCAGTACGGCTCCACGGTGATCCAGAACCGGTACGTGGTGCAGAACAACCGCTGGGGCACCTCCGCCCAGCAGTGCATCAACGTCACCAGCACCGGCTTCCAGCTCACCCGCCAGGACGGCAACAACCCGACCAACGGGGCCCCGACCGCGTACCCGTCGGTCTTCTTCGGCTGCCACTACACCAACTGCTCCCCCGGCACCAACCTGCCGATCCAGGTGAGCCAGATCAGCAGCGCCACCAGCAGCATCAACTACACGTACGCCAGCGGCACCTACAACGCCTCGTACGACATCTGGCTCGACCCCTCGCCGAAGCGGGACGGGGTGAACCAGATGGAGATCATGATCTGGCTCAACCGGCAGGGCTCCATCCAGCCCATCGGTTCCCGGGTCGGCAGCACCAACCTGGTCGGCCGGACCTGGGAGGTGTGGCAGGGCAGCAACGGCTCGAACAACGTCATCTCGTACGTCGCGCCGTCCCCGATCAACAGCCTGAACTTCAGCGTCCTCGACTTCATCAACGACGTCCGCAACCGGGGCGCGATCACCAACTCGTGGTACCTCACCAGCATCCAGGCCGGATTCGAGCCCTGGTCCGGCGGCGTCGGCCTGGCGGTGAACTCCTTCTCGGCCAGCGTCAACGGCGGCGGCAACCCCAACCCGAACCCGACCACCCCGCCGCCGGGCAGTGGCTCCTGCGCGGTGAAGTACACCCCGACCAGCACCTGGAACAACGGCTACACCGCCGAGGTGACCGTCACCAACACCGGCTCCGGCACCGTCAACGGCTGGACGCTCACCTACGACCTGCCGTCCGGGCACCAGGTCACCGGGGCGTGGAACGCTACCGTGACGCAGAGCGGCAGCACGGTGACCGCCCGACCGGTCAGCTACAACAGCACCATCTCCCCCGGGGCCTCGGTCAACTTCGGCCACCAGGTGTCGACGAACGGCAGCTACTCCGCGCCGAGCAGCTTCAGCCTCAACGGCACCGCCTGCGCCCGCTCCTGA
- a CDS encoding FAD-dependent monooxygenase: MAGSPLRILVVGAGIAGLAVARALRMAGFRPDVTEKLPATDLPDSGLYLPGNAARALRGLGLDLPVRPLGQVIHRQRFLDAAGTPLCEVDLTGLWAGVGECRALPRSDLHRVLLTGAGGAVRHGAEVRSLDLTPGAVTVTFLDGTVTEYDLVIGADGPRSAVRALAALGGPARPAGQIVYRGVVRGGPPLAEWTALLGQRAGFVVMPIGGGRLYCYADEAGTVPPADPTARLREVFGSYGGPVPRVLDALTDVHVGLTDEVELGRWSRGRVVLVGDAAHATAPTLAQGAAMALEDAVVLAESLRAATSVDAALVAYESRRRPRTKWVRDRTRDRDRTRDVPPALRDPLLRGRGGRIFQEHYRLLVDPL, translated from the coding sequence ATGGCTGGATCCCCCCTGCGCATTCTCGTCGTCGGCGCGGGCATCGCCGGGCTGGCGGTGGCCCGGGCGCTACGGATGGCGGGCTTCCGCCCCGACGTCACCGAGAAACTGCCCGCCACCGACCTGCCCGACAGCGGCCTCTACCTCCCCGGCAACGCCGCGCGGGCGTTGCGCGGGCTCGGCCTCGACCTGCCGGTCCGGCCGCTCGGCCAGGTCATCCACCGGCAGCGCTTCCTCGACGCCGCCGGCACCCCGCTCTGCGAGGTGGACCTGACCGGCCTCTGGGCCGGCGTCGGCGAGTGCCGGGCGCTGCCCCGCAGCGACCTGCACCGGGTACTGCTCACCGGGGCCGGCGGGGCGGTCCGGCACGGGGCCGAGGTCCGCAGCCTCGACCTGACTCCGGGCGCGGTCACCGTGACCTTCCTCGACGGCACCGTCACCGAGTACGACCTGGTCATCGGAGCCGACGGACCGCGCTCCGCGGTCCGGGCCCTGGCCGCGCTCGGCGGACCGGCCCGGCCGGCCGGGCAGATCGTCTACCGGGGCGTGGTCCGGGGCGGCCCACCGCTGGCCGAGTGGACCGCGCTGCTCGGCCAGCGCGCCGGCTTCGTGGTGATGCCGATCGGCGGCGGACGCCTCTACTGCTACGCCGACGAGGCCGGCACCGTGCCGCCGGCCGACCCGACGGCCCGGCTGCGCGAGGTGTTCGGCTCCTACGGCGGCCCGGTGCCCCGGGTGCTCGACGCGTTGACCGACGTGCACGTCGGGCTCACCGACGAGGTCGAACTGGGACGCTGGTCCCGGGGACGGGTGGTGCTGGTCGGCGACGCCGCGCACGCCACCGCGCCGACCCTGGCCCAGGGCGCGGCGATGGCCCTGGAGGACGCGGTGGTGCTCGCCGAGTCGCTGCGCGCCGCCACCAGCGTCGACGCGGCCCTGGTGGCGTACGAGAGCCGTCGCCGGCCGCGCACCAAGTGGGTGCGGGACCGGACCCGCGACCGGGACCGGACCCGGGACGTGCCGCCCGCGCTGCGCGACCCGCTGCTGCGCGGCCGGGGCGGTCGCATCTTCCAGGAGCACTACCGGCTGCTCGTCGATCCGCTGTGA
- the ctaD gene encoding cytochrome c oxidase subunit I yields MTTVAPKPVVTRPWPVREPVKGSALARMLRTTDAKQIGIMYMVTAFAFFMIGGLMALILRAELARPGLQFLSPEQYNQLFTMHGTIMLLFFATPIVFAFANYVVPLQIGAPDVSFPRLNSFAYWLFLFGGTMAVAGFLSPGGAADFGWTAYTPLSTDAHSPGIGANMWVVGLAISGLGSILGAVNLITTILTLRAPGMTMFRMPIFTWNMLVTSLLVILVFPLLAAALFALAADRILGAHVFAPETGGPMLWQHLFWFFGHPEVYIIALPFFGIISEIIPVFSRKPIFGYKGLVAATIAIAGLSMSVWAHHMFATGQVLLPFFSFLSFLIAVPTGMKFFNWIGTMWRGQISFETPMLFSLGFLVTFLFGGLTGVILASPPLDFHLHDSYFVVAHFHYVLFGTIVFAVFGGIYFWFPKMFGRMLDDRLGKVHFWLTTIGFHTTFLVQHWLGNEGMPRRYADYLPTDGFTTLNMISTIGAFITGISTLPFIYNCWKSYKTGPVVEVDDPWGHGNSLEWATSCPPPLRNFDRMPRIRSERPAFDAKFPELAAGQSLAGPPEGGAKPLTSESDGGASYREDVESDTDRR; encoded by the coding sequence GTGACCACCGTCGCACCCAAGCCGGTCGTGACCCGGCCCTGGCCGGTCCGAGAGCCGGTGAAGGGCTCGGCCCTCGCGCGGATGCTGCGTACCACGGACGCGAAGCAGATCGGGATCATGTACATGGTCACCGCGTTCGCGTTCTTCATGATCGGTGGCCTGATGGCCCTGATCCTCCGGGCCGAGCTGGCCCGCCCCGGCCTGCAGTTCCTCTCGCCGGAGCAGTACAACCAGCTCTTCACCATGCACGGCACGATCATGCTGCTGTTCTTCGCGACGCCGATCGTGTTCGCCTTCGCGAACTACGTGGTGCCGCTGCAGATCGGCGCGCCGGACGTGTCGTTCCCCCGGCTGAACAGCTTCGCCTACTGGCTGTTCCTCTTCGGCGGCACGATGGCGGTGGCCGGCTTCCTCAGCCCCGGCGGCGCGGCCGACTTCGGCTGGACCGCCTACACCCCGCTGAGCACCGACGCGCACTCGCCCGGCATCGGCGCCAACATGTGGGTGGTCGGTCTGGCCATCTCCGGTCTGGGCTCCATCCTCGGCGCGGTCAACCTGATCACCACGATCCTGACCCTGCGCGCGCCCGGCATGACCATGTTCCGGATGCCGATCTTCACCTGGAACATGCTGGTCACCAGTCTCCTGGTGATCCTGGTCTTCCCGCTGCTGGCCGCCGCGCTCTTCGCGCTGGCCGCCGACCGCATCCTCGGCGCGCACGTGTTCGCCCCCGAGACCGGCGGCCCGATGCTGTGGCAGCACCTGTTCTGGTTCTTCGGTCACCCCGAGGTGTACATCATCGCGCTGCCGTTCTTCGGCATCATCAGCGAGATCATCCCGGTCTTCTCCCGCAAGCCGATCTTCGGCTACAAGGGTCTGGTCGCCGCCACCATCGCCATCGCCGGCCTGTCGATGAGCGTCTGGGCGCACCACATGTTCGCCACCGGCCAGGTGCTGCTGCCGTTCTTCAGCTTCCTGAGCTTCCTGATCGCCGTGCCGACCGGTATGAAGTTCTTCAACTGGATCGGCACCATGTGGCGCGGCCAGATCAGCTTCGAGACCCCGATGCTGTTCTCGCTCGGCTTCCTGGTCACCTTCCTCTTCGGTGGCCTGACCGGCGTCATCCTGGCCAGCCCGCCGCTGGACTTCCACCTGCACGACTCGTACTTCGTGGTGGCGCACTTCCACTACGTGCTCTTCGGCACCATCGTGTTCGCGGTCTTCGGCGGCATCTACTTCTGGTTCCCGAAGATGTTCGGCCGGATGCTCGACGACCGGCTCGGCAAGGTGCACTTCTGGCTGACCACCATCGGCTTCCACACCACCTTCCTGGTGCAGCACTGGCTGGGCAACGAGGGCATGCCCCGGCGGTACGCCGACTACCTGCCCACCGACGGCTTCACCACGCTGAACATGATCTCCACCATCGGTGCGTTCATCACCGGTATCTCCACCCTGCCGTTCATCTACAACTGCTGGAAGTCGTACAAGACCGGCCCGGTGGTCGAGGTGGACGACCCGTGGGGTCACGGCAACTCGCTGGAGTGGGCCACCAGCTGCCCGCCCCCGCTGCGGAACTTCGACCGGATGCCCCGGATCCGCTCCGAGCGGCCCGCGTTCGACGCCAAGTTCCCCGAGCTGGCCGCCGGCCAGTCGCTGGCCGGTCCGCCCGAGGGCGGCGCCAAGCCGCTGACCAGCGAGTCCGACGGCGGCGCGAGCTACCGCGAGGACGTCGAGAGCGACACCGACCGGCGCTGA
- a CDS encoding potassium transporter TrkA yields MNRGIEVTELFGIGTKYEITCTRRQRLAVVVLKDGRRELYAFEAGNNGDEPSAVIQLDEDEARRVAAVLLGTYFQD; encoded by the coding sequence GTGAATCGCGGCATCGAGGTGACCGAGCTGTTCGGCATCGGTACGAAGTACGAGATCACCTGCACCCGGCGGCAGCGGTTGGCGGTGGTCGTCCTCAAGGACGGCCGTCGTGAGCTGTACGCCTTCGAGGCCGGCAACAACGGCGACGAACCGAGCGCGGTGATCCAACTCGACGAGGACGAGGCCCGCCGGGTGGCCGCCGTCCTCCTCGGCACCTACTTCCAGGACTGA